The following coding sequences are from one Pyxidicoccus xibeiensis window:
- a CDS encoding MerR family transcriptional regulator: MALTVSQVARLAKVSVRALHHYDELGLLRPSERSEAGYRLYTQGDLQRLQQVLFFRELGFPLEEIRRILGDPSFDLRSALLMQRQLLSERSARLDALLGAVDSALEALEKGKTMDQEKMFEAFGDFDPSKYEAEVKERWGETEAYKESARRAARYTKQDWQGMKAELDGLQKGLAELLGAGRPPTDAAAMDLVEAWRQHISKWFYPCSYVMHRGLGEMYVSDSRFMENIDRVRPGLAQFTRDAIIANAERHGE, encoded by the coding sequence ATGGCTCTTACAGTCAGCCAGGTGGCCCGCCTGGCGAAGGTCAGTGTCCGGGCGTTGCACCACTACGACGAGCTTGGCCTGCTGCGCCCTTCGGAGCGCAGCGAGGCCGGTTACCGGCTGTACACCCAGGGGGACCTGCAGCGGCTGCAGCAGGTGCTCTTCTTCCGGGAGCTGGGTTTCCCGTTGGAGGAGATTCGTCGCATCCTGGGAGATCCCTCCTTCGACCTCCGCTCCGCCTTGCTGATGCAGCGGCAGTTGCTGTCCGAACGGTCCGCACGGCTGGACGCGCTACTGGGCGCCGTGGATTCGGCGCTGGAAGCACTGGAGAAGGGGAAGACCATGGACCAGGAGAAGATGTTCGAGGCGTTCGGCGACTTCGACCCGTCGAAGTACGAGGCGGAGGTGAAGGAGCGCTGGGGCGAGACGGAGGCGTACAAGGAGTCCGCCCGCCGGGCGGCGCGCTACACGAAGCAGGACTGGCAGGGCATGAAGGCGGAGCTGGACGGCCTCCAGAAGGGGCTGGCGGAGCTGCTCGGCGCGGGGCGCCCGCCCACGGACGCGGCCGCGATGGACCTGGTCGAGGCGTGGCGGCAGCACATCTCGAAGTGGTTCTACCCGTGCTCGTACGTCATGCACCGGGGGCTGGGCGAGATGTACGTGAGCGACTCGCGCTTCATGGAGAACATCGACCGGGTGCGGCCGGGGCTCGCGCAGTTCACCCGTGACGCCATCATCGCCAACGCGGAGCGGCACGGCGAGTAG
- a CDS encoding fused MFS/spermidine synthase produces MSLLFRLLVFLGSFLLFQVELIVARLLLPEYGSSAAVWTTCMMFYQGVLLLGYLYASRLSPLVLAGRYRWAHLAFVLLPAVTFPFHLRSVELHPIGAILVTLALSLGWPFLALSTTSLVAQAWLTRTDHPSRSDPAFLYGTSNAGALLAMLTFPFLVEPALDTTTQLTVWYTAYAAFVLLTALCIRTVRPAEAAAATSPPMVDAGVPTSATRAAGASRLAWLLLAAGANALLMAVTNVLTLDASMPLLWIVPLTLYLLTLIICFARKPLTATGLNRLCIAGLLVAGGAAVAALARVQSVLPSLALHGSVLWVGCLLLHANLARCRPEEPRLLGSYYLHMSVGGWLGTALIVLGVPLLLGSLAMAYVDYGIAGLLVLAALAARDAALQARGEARHRLAPLMAGGTAVVMAGILALAAVKLLHSRVDGSRTFYGLYTVKDENGLRHFQHGSTVHGIERLDAEARGEPLLYYHRGSPVGRVLTAAPPLQRVGAVGLGIGSLAAYGREGERWDFYELDPEVERLARSHFTLLSSSAATVRVITGDARLRMQEAEDQAYDVIILDAFSSDFVPTHLLTQEALGLYLRKLRPGGLLLFHISSRLFDLAPVLTRLGASLGLHSALSGDEVLSEEALARGQSPSRWFALTTSPDQARWLEDRLGWTQVRATEDLLSRRVWTDDYVNLLQALR; encoded by the coding sequence GTGAGCCTGCTCTTCCGGCTGCTCGTCTTCCTGGGCTCGTTCCTGCTGTTCCAGGTGGAGCTCATCGTCGCGCGCCTGCTGCTGCCCGAGTACGGGAGCAGCGCGGCGGTGTGGACGACGTGCATGATGTTCTACCAGGGCGTCCTGCTCCTCGGTTACCTGTACGCGAGCCGGCTCTCGCCGCTCGTACTGGCCGGGCGCTACCGCTGGGCCCACCTGGCCTTCGTGCTGCTCCCAGCGGTGACGTTCCCCTTCCACTTGCGGAGCGTGGAGCTGCACCCCATCGGGGCCATCCTGGTGACGCTGGCGCTGTCGCTCGGCTGGCCCTTCCTGGCCCTGTCCACCACGAGCCTCGTGGCGCAGGCGTGGCTGACCCGCACGGACCACCCGTCCCGGAGCGACCCGGCCTTCCTCTACGGCACGTCCAACGCCGGCGCGCTGCTGGCGATGCTGACCTTCCCCTTCCTCGTGGAGCCGGCGCTCGACACGACCACCCAGCTCACCGTCTGGTACACGGCCTATGCCGCCTTCGTGCTGCTCACCGCCCTGTGCATCCGGACCGTGCGGCCCGCGGAGGCGGCTGCCGCCACGTCCCCTCCCATGGTGGACGCCGGCGTTCCCACGTCCGCGACCCGGGCGGCCGGGGCCTCGCGGCTCGCCTGGCTCCTGCTCGCCGCGGGCGCAAATGCCTTGCTGATGGCGGTGACCAACGTCCTGACGCTGGACGCGTCCATGCCGCTGCTGTGGATCGTCCCGCTCACGCTGTATCTGCTCACGCTCATCATCTGCTTCGCGCGCAAGCCGCTGACGGCAACCGGCCTCAATCGCCTGTGCATCGCGGGGCTCCTGGTCGCGGGAGGGGCGGCGGTCGCCGCGCTGGCGCGAGTGCAGTCGGTGCTGCCCTCGCTCGCGCTCCACGGCTCGGTGTTGTGGGTGGGCTGCCTGCTGCTGCACGCCAACCTCGCGCGCTGCCGGCCGGAAGAGCCGCGCCTGCTGGGCTCGTACTACCTCCACATGTCGGTGGGCGGCTGGCTGGGCACGGCGCTCATCGTCCTGGGCGTGCCGCTGCTGCTGGGCTCGCTGGCCATGGCGTACGTAGACTATGGCATCGCGGGGCTGCTCGTCCTCGCGGCGCTCGCCGCGCGGGATGCCGCCCTTCAAGCGCGAGGCGAGGCCCGGCACCGGCTCGCGCCGCTGATGGCGGGGGGCACGGCGGTGGTCATGGCCGGCATCCTGGCGCTCGCCGCGGTGAAGCTCCTGCACAGCCGGGTCGATGGCTCGCGGACGTTCTACGGGCTCTACACCGTGAAGGACGAGAACGGGCTGCGCCACTTCCAGCATGGCAGCACGGTCCATGGCATCGAGAGGCTGGATGCCGAGGCGCGGGGAGAGCCGCTCCTGTACTACCACCGGGGCTCGCCGGTGGGCCGGGTGCTCACCGCCGCTCCCCCGCTTCAGCGGGTCGGCGCCGTGGGGCTCGGCATCGGAAGCCTCGCCGCGTACGGCCGCGAGGGTGAGCGCTGGGACTTCTACGAGCTGGACCCGGAGGTGGAGCGGCTGGCGCGCAGCCACTTCACCCTGCTTTCGAGCAGCGCCGCCACGGTGCGGGTCATCACAGGTGACGCCCGGCTGCGGATGCAGGAGGCGGAGGACCAGGCGTACGACGTCATCATCCTGGACGCCTTCTCCAGCGACTTCGTCCCCACTCACCTCCTGACGCAGGAGGCGCTCGGCCTGTACCTGCGCAAGCTCCGGCCCGGGGGGCTCCTGCTCTTCCACATCTCCAGCCGGCTGTTCGACCTGGCCCCGGTCCTCACCCGGCTGGGAGCCTCGCTCGGCCTGCACTCCGCGCTCAGCGGGGACGAGGTACTGAGCGAGGAGGCGCTGGCCCGGGGCCAGTCCCCGAGCCGCTGGTTCGCCCTCACCACCAGCCCGGACCAGGCCCGCTGGCTGGAGGACCGGCTCGGGTGGACCCAGGTCCGGGCCACCGAGGACCTCCTGTCACGCAGGGTCTGGACGGATGACTATGTCAACCTCCTCCAGGCCCTGCGCTGA
- a CDS encoding TolB-like translocation protein, producing the protein MIAGALVLALLSAAPVSGERYLAFGGADGWVVLEVHSRKPERLRLPAPYRARTLAISTNGQHVVFTAHDEAARNDLLYRWDWRTGGRPVRIGAEEGFHADPAISPDGKWVYFAHHPRMGGPPGRHQPKANAQLYRVRLDGLELTALSNEQGCHLSPSFRPDGELVYVHTLCSVTQKSLRLMKNGVVQPEVLASEELNEPSFSPDGRRLVFVSRVGPQVLLKEWTSLKRPARVLHRFQLVEDGRARAQYGADARELFFQDENAVMRLSGSTVTRIFAFGDVP; encoded by the coding sequence GTGATCGCAGGCGCTCTCGTTCTCGCACTGCTGTCGGCGGCTCCTGTTTCAGGCGAACGTTACCTTGCATTTGGCGGGGCGGATGGCTGGGTGGTGTTGGAAGTCCACTCCAGAAAGCCAGAGCGGCTCCGCCTCCCTGCCCCCTACCGAGCGCGGACGCTGGCCATCTCGACCAATGGTCAGCATGTCGTCTTTACCGCTCATGACGAGGCTGCTCGGAATGACCTTCTGTATCGCTGGGACTGGCGAACGGGAGGGCGTCCTGTCCGTATCGGGGCCGAGGAGGGGTTCCACGCGGATCCCGCCATCAGTCCCGACGGGAAGTGGGTCTACTTCGCCCATCATCCCAGAATGGGTGGCCCGCCGGGGCGTCATCAGCCAAAAGCCAACGCGCAGCTCTACCGTGTACGACTCGACGGTCTCGAGTTGACGGCGCTGAGCAACGAGCAGGGATGTCACCTCAGCCCGTCATTCCGGCCGGATGGCGAGCTCGTCTATGTCCATACCCTCTGCAGCGTCACGCAGAAGAGCTTGCGGCTGATGAAGAACGGAGTCGTGCAGCCGGAGGTTCTTGCCTCCGAAGAGCTGAATGAACCGTCATTCTCACCTGATGGTCGGCGGCTGGTCTTCGTTTCGCGGGTCGGTCCACAAGTCCTGCTCAAGGAGTGGACATCACTCAAGCGGCCGGCGCGCGTCCTGCACAGGTTCCAGCTCGTAGAGGACGGGCGGGCTCGCGCCCAGTATGGCGCTGATGCAAGAGAGCTGTTCTTCCAGGATGAGAACGCCGTCATGAGGCTTTCCGGTTCGACCGTGACCCGCATCTTTGCTTTCGGAGATGTGCCATGA
- a CDS encoding fused MFS/spermidine synthase: protein MAALLFLSGATALVYELVWSKYLGNVLGNSGQAHAVVLATFMGGLALGAFVFGKTADRVKSPLALYGFLELGVALYALAFPYVLDALGALWLALAPLFPEGGRVAPRLLIASLSLVVPTLLMGGTLPALVRHFASSLAGVQKELARLYAVNSLGAALGVFLAGTKLVPSVGLAASAQGAAAINVLLALAALALARQHPPSLAPGQAAPDVEGGAEVAYPRAAVRAALLGVALSGFTSMLYQVTWIRLLSIVLGASTYAFTLILTAFILGIGLGSFWLMTRDGKEDSLRLYARMQVALVVSLCVALPLYVRLPYYFRQASWMLNRTLDAWPLYQLATFGFCCLVLLIPTFFMGAAFPAAARVATAKVSEVGRQLGGVYLWNTVGTISGSVLGGMVLMPWWGMEGNFVAGAVVNLLAAGLAYAAVPGRPKSPARAFWPVGAAAAMALVVLGSMSGWAIRLSSITSPRVRQPAESYEQLVAVAAKDTVPVFYEDDTFATVLVGDSPGSHRFMKINGKVDASTGSDVETQVVAGHLGVLLHPREPKNVLVVGAGAAITAGSVLAHPIERMDLVEISPSVIDAARLFKEANRNAIDDPRTRVTVDDAKTFMALAPVKYDLVISVPSNPWVAGVSGLFTQDFFRTVDRHLADDGVLVQWIHTYENQEELIQLVVRTLRDTFPHATTWLGPYDLVLVASRKPLTFDARQVAERMARPDAKADLARVDIHDVFALLSKQVHSQEGQLEFAGKGPINTDDHNLLEYASPIAFFLAEQDRYRDERRSPEGGSRLFIHDYVREHPPTAEQLERLYRNMSRYHRGDDPLVRGVAARWHEVAPDSRDAAVALAKAALAMDDVTLAASLLEAEVAKGGREPALIAAYLDMATDRLWNTRTVWTATEADKALALGQEVSAAHPQDAALTRALGALCKALPAGRCTPSRPSVAAPEAP from the coding sequence GTGGCGGCTCTGCTGTTCCTGTCAGGCGCCACGGCGCTCGTCTACGAGCTCGTCTGGTCCAAGTACCTCGGGAACGTCCTGGGGAACAGCGGACAGGCGCATGCCGTGGTGCTCGCCACCTTCATGGGTGGCCTGGCGCTCGGGGCCTTTGTCTTTGGCAAGACAGCCGACCGGGTGAAGAGCCCCCTGGCCCTGTACGGCTTCCTGGAGCTGGGCGTGGCCCTGTACGCCCTGGCCTTCCCGTACGTGCTGGACGCCCTGGGGGCGCTCTGGCTAGCGCTCGCCCCCCTGTTCCCGGAAGGGGGACGGGTGGCGCCCCGGTTGCTGATTGCCTCGCTCTCCCTGGTGGTGCCCACGCTGCTGATGGGCGGCACGCTGCCGGCGCTGGTGCGGCACTTCGCCTCCAGCCTGGCGGGCGTCCAGAAGGAGCTGGCGCGGCTGTACGCCGTCAACAGCCTGGGCGCGGCGCTGGGCGTGTTCCTCGCGGGCACCAAGCTGGTGCCGTCGGTGGGCCTGGCGGCGTCCGCGCAGGGCGCCGCGGCCATCAACGTGCTGCTGGCCCTGGCGGCGCTGGCGCTGGCGCGGCAGCACCCGCCGTCGCTGGCCCCGGGCCAGGCGGCACCCGACGTGGAGGGTGGGGCGGAGGTGGCCTACCCCCGGGCGGCGGTGCGCGCGGCCCTCCTCGGCGTGGCGCTGTCGGGCTTCACGTCCATGCTGTACCAGGTGACGTGGATCCGCCTGCTGTCCATCGTCCTGGGCGCCTCCACCTATGCCTTCACCCTCATCCTGACCGCGTTCATCCTGGGCATCGGCCTGGGCAGCTTCTGGCTGATGACGCGCGACGGGAAGGAAGACTCGCTGCGGCTGTACGCGCGGATGCAGGTGGCGCTGGTGGTGAGCCTCTGCGTGGCGCTGCCGCTGTACGTGCGGCTGCCGTACTACTTCCGCCAGGCGAGCTGGATGCTGAACCGGACGCTGGATGCGTGGCCCCTGTACCAGCTGGCCACCTTCGGCTTCTGCTGTCTGGTGCTGCTGATTCCCACCTTCTTCATGGGCGCGGCCTTCCCCGCGGCGGCGCGCGTGGCCACGGCGAAGGTGTCCGAGGTGGGCCGGCAGCTGGGCGGCGTGTACCTGTGGAACACGGTGGGCACCATCAGCGGCTCGGTGCTGGGCGGCATGGTGCTGATGCCGTGGTGGGGCATGGAGGGCAACTTCGTGGCGGGCGCGGTGGTCAACCTCCTCGCCGCGGGCCTGGCCTACGCCGCCGTCCCGGGCCGCCCGAAGAGTCCCGCCCGCGCCTTCTGGCCGGTGGGGGCCGCCGCCGCCATGGCCCTGGTGGTGCTGGGCAGCATGAGCGGCTGGGCCATTCGGCTGAGCAGCATCACCTCGCCGCGCGTGCGCCAGCCGGCGGAGAGCTACGAGCAGCTGGTGGCGGTCGCCGCCAAGGACACCGTCCCCGTCTTCTACGAGGACGACACCTTCGCCACGGTGCTGGTCGGCGACAGCCCGGGCAGCCACCGGTTCATGAAGATCAACGGCAAGGTGGACGCCTCCACCGGCAGCGACGTGGAGACGCAGGTGGTGGCCGGCCACCTGGGCGTGCTCCTGCACCCGCGAGAGCCGAAGAACGTTCTGGTGGTGGGCGCGGGCGCCGCCATCACCGCTGGCAGCGTGCTGGCGCACCCCATCGAGCGGATGGACCTGGTCGAAATCTCCCCGTCCGTCATCGACGCGGCGCGCCTGTTCAAGGAGGCCAACCGCAATGCCATCGACGACCCGCGCACGCGGGTGACGGTGGACGACGCCAAGACGTTCATGGCGCTGGCGCCGGTGAAGTACGACCTGGTCATCAGCGTGCCCTCCAACCCGTGGGTGGCCGGTGTGTCCGGCCTCTTCACCCAGGACTTCTTCCGGACGGTGGACCGGCACCTGGCGGACGACGGCGTGCTGGTGCAGTGGATTCACACCTACGAGAACCAGGAGGAGCTCATCCAGCTGGTGGTGCGCACGCTGCGCGACACCTTCCCGCACGCCACCACGTGGCTGGGGCCGTATGACCTGGTGCTGGTGGCCAGCCGCAAGCCGCTGACCTTCGACGCGCGGCAGGTGGCCGAGCGCATGGCCCGCCCGGACGCGAAGGCGGACCTGGCGCGGGTGGACATCCACGACGTCTTCGCGCTCCTGTCCAAGCAGGTGCACAGCCAGGAGGGGCAGCTGGAGTTCGCCGGCAAGGGCCCCATCAACACCGACGACCACAACCTGCTGGAGTACGCGTCGCCCATCGCCTTCTTCCTGGCGGAGCAGGACCGCTACCGCGACGAGCGGCGCTCCCCGGAGGGCGGCTCGCGGCTGTTCATCCACGACTACGTGCGCGAGCACCCGCCCACCGCGGAGCAGCTGGAGCGGCTGTACCGCAACATGTCCCGCTACCACCGGGGGGATGATCCGCTGGTGCGCGGCGTGGCGGCGCGGTGGCACGAGGTGGCCCCGGACAGCCGGGACGCGGCGGTGGCGCTGGCGAAGGCGGCGCTGGCCATGGACGACGTGACGCTGGCGGCCTCGCTGCTGGAGGCGGAGGTGGCCAAGGGCGGCCGCGAGCCCGCGCTCATCGCCGCGTACCTGGACATGGCCACCGACCGCCTGTGGAACACCCGCACGGTGTGGACGGCCACGGAGGCCGACAAGGCGCTGGCCCTGGGCCAGGAGGTGTCCGCCGCCCACCCGCAGGACGCCGCGCTGACGCGGGCGCTCGGGGCCCTCTGCAAGGCCCTCCCGGCCGGCCGGTGCACCCCGTCCAGACCCTCCGTCGCGGCCCCGGAAGCCCCCTGA
- a CDS encoding YfhO family protein — protein sequence MSLARTQRTRVLLTCAGLLAMLAFVYSPVLRGHLLAGRDVFRIFFPDSAFLLESLRAGEVPLWNPYLRLGQPFAATLYSQVYYPPRWVAVLLAGPIASMTVLHVAHVALAAVGVFLLARRLRASWPASLVAGAMFGLSPLMTDLGIQENVVDAAAWSGFILGAAHDVVHARGRAPWVRLAVYTALSLVVGSPETTLWQGLLAVLVAGMGRSANVRARGTAMVRVASGLAVAAVLAAVALLPAAEFAQHSVRSGGDWSGQLDWSMSGHQVLAAFWPLADLPRGPYWGGDQWFLLTLFVGALPCALAVLGGIGGPRRANPFAVGALLLVSLSLGRHFPPAAWFLQEVPPFSLFRFPAKYFVGAAFCISVLSAFGLDLAGRLARRVTPSLRRAAVGLVGVGVAIAACGPVVRSLPLRTYAEAGAPWVPFVLGLAVLVVLLMPASLARPRRVRHGLAALVVLELAGAHLLLKVPDYTLAETFVRPFALSPFFPSPFEGRISADIEGPKEPEKDGESRTLEHSLDRLTPNRFVEERLTALEGYGAPEPRFSPYFNLAGERSVYDLAGVTHYVRRGPPPFEDLELLHRADDGTTLSRSRTALPRAFLVQQARRVTDQEALEAVLDEDQPFRDIAFLASGEPLDRPECEGTVRIVSSGAQHLELDVSACDESYLVVTDTHYPGWLATVDGKEVPLHRANLAVRAVRVSPNAHRVRFDYRPLSFRVGLALSLFGWAGLAVVGLIGLRGRRRRA from the coding sequence ATGAGCCTGGCAAGAACCCAGAGGACGCGGGTGCTCCTCACCTGCGCCGGCCTGCTGGCGATGCTCGCCTTCGTGTACAGCCCCGTGCTGCGAGGGCACCTGCTCGCGGGCCGGGACGTGTTCCGCATCTTCTTCCCGGACTCGGCCTTCCTGCTGGAGTCGCTGCGCGCGGGCGAAGTCCCGCTGTGGAACCCCTACCTGCGCCTGGGGCAGCCCTTCGCCGCCACGCTCTACTCGCAGGTGTACTACCCGCCGCGCTGGGTGGCGGTGCTGCTGGCCGGCCCCATCGCGTCGATGACGGTGCTGCACGTCGCGCACGTCGCGCTCGCGGCGGTGGGCGTGTTCCTCCTGGCCCGCCGGCTGCGCGCCTCGTGGCCCGCGTCGCTGGTGGCGGGCGCGATGTTCGGCCTGTCGCCGCTGATGACGGACCTGGGCATCCAGGAGAACGTCGTCGATGCGGCGGCCTGGAGCGGCTTCATCCTGGGCGCCGCGCATGACGTGGTGCACGCCCGGGGGCGGGCGCCCTGGGTCCGGCTGGCGGTGTACACCGCGCTGTCGCTCGTCGTGGGCTCGCCGGAGACGACGCTGTGGCAGGGGCTGCTCGCGGTGCTGGTCGCGGGGATGGGGCGGAGCGCGAACGTCCGGGCGCGCGGCACGGCGATGGTCCGCGTCGCGTCGGGGCTCGCGGTGGCGGCGGTGCTCGCGGCGGTGGCGTTGCTGCCCGCGGCGGAGTTCGCGCAGCACTCGGTGCGTTCGGGCGGCGACTGGTCCGGGCAGCTCGACTGGTCCATGTCCGGGCACCAGGTGCTGGCTGCCTTCTGGCCGCTCGCGGACCTGCCGCGCGGCCCGTACTGGGGCGGGGACCAGTGGTTCCTGCTCACCCTCTTCGTCGGCGCGCTGCCCTGCGCGCTCGCCGTCCTTGGGGGCATTGGCGGGCCCCGTCGCGCCAACCCCTTCGCGGTGGGCGCCCTGCTCCTCGTGTCGCTGAGCCTGGGGCGCCACTTCCCGCCGGCGGCGTGGTTCCTCCAGGAGGTGCCGCCCTTCTCCCTCTTCCGCTTCCCCGCGAAGTACTTCGTGGGCGCGGCCTTCTGCATCTCGGTGCTCTCCGCCTTCGGCCTGGACCTCGCGGGACGGCTCGCCCGACGCGTCACGCCCTCGCTCCGGCGCGCGGCGGTGGGCCTCGTGGGCGTGGGCGTGGCCATCGCCGCGTGCGGGCCGGTGGTCCGCAGCCTGCCCCTGCGCACCTACGCCGAGGCCGGCGCGCCCTGGGTGCCCTTCGTGCTCGGGCTGGCCGTTCTCGTAGTGCTCCTGATGCCCGCGTCCCTCGCGAGGCCCCGTCGCGTGAGACACGGGCTGGCGGCGCTCGTGGTGCTGGAGCTGGCGGGGGCGCACCTGCTGCTGAAGGTCCCCGACTACACGCTCGCCGAGACGTTCGTTCGTCCCTTCGCCCTGAGCCCCTTCTTCCCCTCCCCCTTCGAGGGCCGCATCAGCGCGGACATCGAGGGCCCGAAGGAACCGGAGAAGGACGGGGAGTCGAGGACGCTCGAGCACAGCCTGGACCGGCTCACCCCCAACCGCTTCGTGGAGGAGCGCCTGACGGCGCTGGAGGGCTACGGCGCTCCCGAGCCGCGCTTCTCCCCGTACTTCAATCTCGCCGGAGAGCGCAGCGTCTATGACCTGGCCGGCGTCACCCACTACGTGCGCCGGGGCCCGCCGCCCTTCGAGGACCTGGAGCTGCTGCACCGGGCCGACGACGGCACCACGCTGTCCCGCTCACGCACCGCCCTGCCCCGCGCCTTCCTCGTGCAGCAGGCCCGCCGGGTGACGGACCAGGAGGCCCTGGAGGCGGTGCTCGACGAGGACCAGCCCTTCCGGGATATCGCATTCCTCGCCTCCGGGGAGCCGCTGGACAGGCCCGAGTGCGAGGGCACCGTGCGCATCGTGAGCAGCGGAGCCCAGCACCTGGAGCTGGACGTGAGCGCCTGTGACGAGAGCTACCTCGTCGTCACGGACACGCACTACCCCGGCTGGCTCGCGACGGTGGACGGGAAGGAAGTCCCCCTCCACCGCGCGAACCTCGCAGTGCGCGCGGTGCGCGTCTCACCAAACGCCCACCGCGTGCGGTTCGACTACCGGCCCCTGAGCTTCCGCGTCGGCCTCGCCCTGTCCCTCTTCGGATGGGCGGGGCTCGCCGTGGTGGGGCTCATCGGCTTGCGCGGCCGCCGCCGCCGCGCCTGA
- a CDS encoding sensor histidine kinase produces the protein MNAQLLQAVLLAWSPSLRVTRVEGDAANILRQPAQELLERPLYVALGVSAERARELDARAREDRRVVEFISARLGGEDPIPLRLTLGLDGGEACAGVLDLNAVLEGAPPVQISRLSSSLSHEIRNPLSSVKMAVQTLARNTGLNDRDKRRLTIANREIRTMERMLWLLSEYGRDTTPNLDAHPLRSVLQEATGMVAPELAERRIEVRVDEEPDLPKVRVDPNRLRPVLAQVLLNVAMGQPEDSPVQVALRRGPPGQVQMVLNDPAAALPPEERNTLFEPFGSRLARGAGLSLAALRRVMLGQGGDLAAEGSSTPGTIFTLTFAT, from the coding sequence ATGAACGCCCAACTCTTGCAAGCCGTGTTGCTCGCCTGGTCTCCAAGCCTGCGGGTGACCCGCGTCGAGGGCGATGCCGCCAACATCCTCCGTCAGCCGGCGCAGGAGCTGCTGGAGCGTCCCCTGTACGTGGCGCTCGGCGTGTCGGCCGAGCGCGCCCGGGAGCTGGACGCCCGGGCCCGCGAGGACCGGCGGGTGGTGGAGTTCATCTCCGCGCGGCTCGGCGGCGAGGACCCCATCCCCCTGCGGCTGACGCTCGGCCTGGACGGCGGCGAGGCCTGTGCCGGGGTGCTGGACCTGAATGCCGTGCTGGAAGGCGCCCCGCCGGTGCAGATTTCGCGGCTGTCCTCGTCGCTCAGCCATGAGATTCGCAACCCGCTGTCCTCGGTGAAGATGGCGGTGCAGACGCTGGCCCGGAACACCGGGCTGAACGACAGGGACAAGCGCCGGCTCACCATCGCCAACCGGGAGATCCGCACCATGGAGCGGATGCTCTGGCTGCTGTCCGAGTACGGCCGCGACACGACGCCCAACCTGGACGCGCACCCGCTGCGCTCGGTGCTACAGGAAGCCACGGGCATGGTGGCCCCGGAGCTGGCCGAGCGCCGCATCGAGGTGCGCGTGGACGAGGAGCCGGACCTGCCGAAGGTGCGCGTGGACCCCAACCGCCTGCGGCCCGTGCTGGCGCAGGTGCTGCTCAACGTCGCCATGGGCCAGCCCGAGGACAGCCCCGTGCAGGTGGCCCTGCGCCGCGGACCCCCGGGCCAGGTGCAAATGGTGCTCAACGACCCGGCCGCGGCCCTGCCCCCGGAGGAGCGCAACACCCTCTTCGAGCCCTTCGGCTCCCGGCTGGCCCGGGGGGCGGGCCTGTCCCTCGCGGCCCTGCGCCGGGTGATGCTGGGCCAGGGCGGGGACCTGGCGGCCGAGGGCAGCTCCACGCCGGGCACCATCTTCACGCTGACGTTCGCCACCTGA